One Primulina tabacum isolate GXHZ01 chromosome 10, ASM2559414v2, whole genome shotgun sequence DNA segment encodes these proteins:
- the LOC142504966 gene encoding uncharacterized protein LOC142504966, translated as MDPLASNTAFRPPVLDGSNYALWKVKMRMYIKSIEERAWQRVLDGWSPPRIVDDDGDSRSKPESSRFNDEVQTSNFNYKALNAIFTSVDVNMFSLITNCISAKEAWDILQKHCEGSESVRRTKLRMLTSKFESLRMEENETIVEYDRRLRDIANEAFSLGDPDRAKLA; from the coding sequence ATGGATCCACTAGCGTCTAACACTGCTTTTAGACCACCAGTCTTAGATGGTTCGAACTATGCTCTCTGGAAAGTCAAGATGAGGATGTACATCAAATCTATCGAAGAAAGAGCATGGCAACGAGTCTTAGATGGTTGGTCTCCACCAAGGATAGTTGATGATGATGGTGATAGTAGAAGTAAACCAGAGAGTTCCAGGTTCAATGATGAAGTTCAAACCTCAAACTTCAACTATAAGGCGCTCAATGCTATATTCACCTCTGTTGATGTCAACATGTTCAGTCTCATCACCAACTGCATTTCTGCCAAAGAAGCTTGGGATATTCTTCAAAAGCACTGCGAAGGGTCTGAAAGTGTTCGCAGAACTAAACTCAGGATGTTAACCTCTAAATTTGAGAGCTTAAGGATGGAGGAGAACGAGACTATTGTGGAATATGATCGTAGATTGCGAGATATTGCAAATGAGGCCTTTAGTCTCGGTGAtcctgatcgagcaaaacttgcataG
- the LOC142505585 gene encoding uncharacterized protein LOC142505585 isoform X1 produces MVIKKGSRPLGEYLKEFKSICDNLAAIRKPVPDLEKVFQFARGLGSQYTNFQNAWLTKPPYPSFNQFVLALQGHEQTLSSQQEEEKTYIQHAQAFFSQRGRGKNGRRGRFNSRGIGFTPAGRYSNIQNTAVQQHQNTNQLPRNFDRPPKMDIKHSNNSNDPDKVTCQICGKPNHLAIECWYRFDYSYQSDDLPQALAAINLNSENDPSFYVDSRATAHMTNDAVLQNESPYHKLYNRHPDYNGLQVLGCLCFPSLRHQGGSKFVKKTYPCVFIGYSPIHKRYRCLEPKSKRVYISRHVFLMNKPSPSNQHCWSKNLKSFPCQNFRTWMS; encoded by the exons ATGGTAATTAAGAAGGGTTCTCGTCCACTTGGAGAATACcttaaagaatttaaatccaTATGTGATAATCTTGCAGCTATTCGGAAACCAGTTCCAGATCTTGAAAAGGTCTTCCAATTTGCAAGGGGCTTAGGTTCCCAGTACACAAATTTTCAAAATGCTTGGCTCACAAAACCACCATATCCTTCATTCAACCAGTTTGTCTTAGCTCTTCAAGGCCATGAACAAACGTTATCATCACAACAAGAGGAAGAGAAAACATACATCCAACATGCTCAGGCTTTTTTTAGCCAAAGGGGTCGTGGAAAAAATGGAAGAAGAGGACGCTTCAACTCTCGTGGCATAGGTTTTACACCAGCTGGAAGATACAGCAACATCCAAAATACTGCAGTGCAACAACACCAGAACACGAATCAATTGCCCAGAAATTTCGATCGCCCTCCGAAGATGGATATTAAGCACTCCAACAACTCAAACGATCCCGATAAAGTTACTTGCCAAATATGTGGAAAGCCTAATCATCTGGCCATTGAGTGTTGGTACAGGTTTGACTATTCTTACCAATCAGACGACTTACCCCAAGCTCTTGCTGCAATTAATCTTAACAGTGAAAATGATCCATCATTTTACGTTGATTCTAGGGCTACTGCGCATATGACAAATGATGCAG TTTTGCAGAATGAAAGCCCTTATCACAAGCTTTATAACAGACATCCAGATTATAATGGTTTGCAGGTGCTGGGATGCTTGTGTTTTCCTTCCTTGAGACATCAAGGTGGTTCGAAGTTTGTCAAGAAAACATACCCATGTGTTTTCATTGGATACAGTCCAATACACAAACGGTATCGATGTCTAGAGCCAAAATCAAAACGAGTATACATTTCACGACATGTATTTCTGATGAACAAGCCTTCCCCTTCAAACCAACACTGTTGGTCCAAAAATCTCAAAAGTTTTCCTTGTCAGAATTTCCGAACTTGGATGAGCTGA
- the LOC142505585 gene encoding uncharacterized protein LOC142505585 isoform X2, whose translation MVIKKGSRPLGEYLKEFKSICDNLAAIRKPVPDLEKVFQFARGLGSQYTNFQNAWLTKPPYPSFNQFVLALQGHEQTLSSQQEEEKTYIQHAQAFFSQRGRGKNGRRGRFNSRGIGFTPAGRYSNIQNTAVQQHQNTNQLPRNFDRPPKMDIKHSNNSNDPDKVTCQICGKPNHLAIECWYRFDYSYQSDDLPQALAAINLNSENDPSFYVDSRATAHMTNDAGSKPKGNCEGA comes from the exons ATGGTAATTAAGAAGGGTTCTCGTCCACTTGGAGAATACcttaaagaatttaaatccaTATGTGATAATCTTGCAGCTATTCGGAAACCAGTTCCAGATCTTGAAAAGGTCTTCCAATTTGCAAGGGGCTTAGGTTCCCAGTACACAAATTTTCAAAATGCTTGGCTCACAAAACCACCATATCCTTCATTCAACCAGTTTGTCTTAGCTCTTCAAGGCCATGAACAAACGTTATCATCACAACAAGAGGAAGAGAAAACATACATCCAACATGCTCAGGCTTTTTTTAGCCAAAGGGGTCGTGGAAAAAATGGAAGAAGAGGACGCTTCAACTCTCGTGGCATAGGTTTTACACCAGCTGGAAGATACAGCAACATCCAAAATACTGCAGTGCAACAACACCAGAACACGAATCAATTGCCCAGAAATTTCGATCGCCCTCCGAAGATGGATATTAAGCACTCCAACAACTCAAACGATCCCGATAAAGTTACTTGCCAAATATGTGGAAAGCCTAATCATCTGGCCATTGAGTGTTGGTACAGGTTTGACTATTCTTACCAATCAGACGACTTACCCCAAGCTCTTGCTGCAATTAATCTTAACAGTGAAAATGATCCATCATTTTACGTTGATTCTAGGGCTACTGCGCATATGACAAATGATGCAG GATCAAAACCAAAGGGTAATTGCGAAGGGGCATAA